From Solenopsis invicta isolate M01_SB unplaced genomic scaffold, UNIL_Sinv_3.0 scaffold_597, whole genome shotgun sequence, the proteins below share one genomic window:
- the LOC113004411 gene encoding uncharacterized protein LOC113004411, whose protein sequence is MPNCRSHSQRSEASMQVQLSQVHLAHLADLALADPNLCSADPCDLLIGVDLYGEIFRDGIRRGASGQPFAQNTIFGWVVSGPTPVQRPNSQTLTTQQCSNSASLSLDKELRRFWEIEEIPRRVVLSPEEQRCEDHFVATHSRDVDGRYIVRLPFRHGPPIDIGSSRDVAERCLKRLIRRFKTNIELETEYSKFMSEYEALGHMRRAPSTPESSQTVYIPHHPVIREGSTTTHLRVVFNASSLTTNARSLNDLLLAGPKLQTDLAAVILRWRQFRYVYSADVAKMYRQISVDPRDIDYQRVLWVDRDTESIQEYQLLTVTYGTASAPFLALRVLRQLVHDDGHAFPLAISVLTENIYVDDVLFGADDIPSLRRIREQVCSLLERGRLALRKWSSNSVALLSDIDETDHGLACSRDLQPDEHLKVLGICWIPSADVFQFRVSCPSLIAITKRSILSTIAKVFDPLGWSTPVTISAKIFLQRLWQLHVEWDEPLSSDLVDQWETIRSSLLELDGLQLSRWTRRGSATPACELHGFSDASNYAYAAVIYLRLASVDGEVSSAMLVAKARVAPIKSLSVPRLELAAAVLLARLMEFVIESLQLSHVPCHCWTDSTVVLAWVSQHPSKWKTFVSNRVSEIQTRLPSATWRHISTIDNPADCASRGIPGRQLASHPLWWHGPPWLKLPSSQWPDLVKHPETSMERTLKRQVLLARPIEPWDLATRFSSWPKLLRVTAYILRFVSRIRRRDPPPVDMRESPSSLAAAEISRAKTFWLKALQAELFPRELNALTNRAPLSTKSELLPLHPFLDKEQLIRVGGRLGQAPVPTRVKHPILLASHPLVRLIIQNVHLRYFHAGIQLTLSILRGEFWVVRARSVVRSVLHRCVACARERAVSPAQLMGNLPSVRVSPPARAFLHCGLDYAGPIAVRALSGRGVTSHKAYIAVFICMATRAVHLELIDGYSTPAFLGAYARFVARRGLPESMYSDNGTTFVGADREMTASFRAALRDPAFLNKIASDSISWHFIPPAAPHFGGLWEAGVRSVKHHLRRVVGAHTLTFEELSTLLCGVEACLNSRPLAPLTDSLDDYEPLTPGHFLIGAALTSRPEPSLLSVNENRLTRWQLVQQLKERFWKLWQSDYINTLQQRAKWRRIQLPGIKLGQMVLLRNPLLPPCKWELGRVSQCHPGSDGLTRVVTIKTAFAEYKRPLSKICVLPVEIDPADSEPDEP, encoded by the coding sequence ATCTTTCGCGACGGTATTCGAAGAGGTGCTAGCGGGCAACCCTTCGCTCAGAACACGATTTTTGGGTGGGTGGTGTCTGGCCCTACACCTGTTCAGCGTCCGAATAGTCAAACACTCACGACACAGCAGTGTTCCAATTCCGCGTCGCTCTCTCTAGACAAAGAACTGAGAAGATTCTGGGAAATAGAAGAAATTCCGCGTCGAGTCGTTCTCAGTCCCGAGGAACAGCGATGCGAGGACCATTTCGTGGCGACTCATTCGCGCGACGTGGACGGACGATATATCGTCCGCCTTCCGTTTCGTCATGGTCCTCCCATCGACATCGGGAGCTCTCGCGACGTGGCTGAGCGCTGTCTCAAACGACTGATTCGGCGATTCAAGACGAACATCGAGCTCGAAACGGAGTATTCGAAGTTCATGTCCGAATACGAGGCGCTCGGACACATGCGCCGAGCTCCGTCTACCCCAGAATCTTCTCAGACAGTCTACATTCCGCACCACCCGGTTATTCGCGAAGGCAGCACAACGACCCACCTAAGAGTCGTGTTCAACGCGTCCAGCCTTACCACGAATGCGAGATCGCTCAACGATCTTTTGCTGGCCGGACCGAAATTGCAGACGGACTTGGCCGCGGTTATCCTTCGCTGGCGTCAATTCCGGTACGTGTACTCAGCGGACGTCGCAAAAATGTACCGTCAAATTAGCGTCGACCCGCGTGACATTGATTACCAGCGTGTTCTCTGGGTTGACCGCGACACAGAGAGTATTCAAGAGTATCAACTCTTGACGGTGACGTATGGAACCGCCTCGGCTCCCTTCTTGGCGTTGCGCGTGCTTCGCCAGCTTGTTCATGATGACGGTCATGCTTTTCCGTTAGCCATCTCCGTGCTAACGGAGAACATATACGTCGACGACGTTCTCTTCGGAGCCGACGACATTCCCTCGCTCCGTCGGATCCGAGAGCAAGTATGCTCGCTTCTCGAGCGTGGCCGACTTGCTTTACGCAAGTGGTCGAGTAACTCCGTCGCTCTCCTCAGCGACATCGATGAGACGGATCACGGTCTCGCATGCAGCCGAGATCTGCAACCGGACGAGCACCTAAAGGTTCTTGGAATCTGTTGGATTCCGTCTGCGGACGTCTTTCAATTCCGAGTCTCTTGTCCCTCGCTGATCGCTATCACAAAACGATCGATTCTCTCGACAATCGCCAAGGTGTTCGATCCATTAGGGTGGAGCACCCCGGTTACCATTTCAGCTAAAATCTTTCTGCAACGTCTATGGCAATTACACGTTGAGTGGGATGAGCCACTCTCGTCGGACTTAGTGGATCAGTGGGAGACCATTCGATCTTCGTTGCTAGAGCTCGACGGCCTTCAGTTAAGTCGGTGGACTCGACGCGGCTCCGCCACGCCGGCGTGCGAGTTGCACGGGTTCTCCGACGCGTCTAATTACGCGTACGCCGCGGTCATTTACCTGCGACTCGCGTCGGTGGACGGTGAGGTCTCGTCAGCGATGCTCGTCGCGAAGGCACGGGTCGCCCCGATTAAATCGTTGAGTGTCCCTCGCCTAGAGCTTGCGGCAGCCGTTCTGCTTGCCCGTCTCATGGAGTTCGTCATCGAATCGCTTCAACTCTCGCATGTGCCGTGTCACTGTTGGACGGATTCCACGGTCGTACTCGCGTGGGTGTCGCAACACCCGTCTAAGTGGAAAACGTTCGTTTCCAACCGCGTTTCCGAGATCCAAACTCGACTTCCGTCTGCGACGTGGCGTCACATCTCTACAATCGACAATCCGGCCGATTGTGCATCGCGAGGGATCCCGGGGCGGCAGCTCGCGTCTCACCCCTTGTGGTGGCACGGTCCGCCCTGGTTAAAGCTTCCCAGCTCGCAGTGGCCGGATCTCGTTAAGCATCCGGAGACCTCCATGGAACGGACCCTGAAACGACAAGTTCTCTTGGCTCGACCGATCGAGCCGTGGGATCTCGCGACGCGATTCTCGTCGTGGCCGAAACTTCTTCGCGTAACGGCGTACATTTTACGTTTCGTTTCGCGAATTCGTAGACGCGATCCCCCTCCGGTCGATATGAGAGAGAGCCCGTCATCCTTGGCCGCGGCGGAAATCAGTCGCGCAAAAACCTTTTGGCTCAAGGCTCTTCAAGCCGAGTTATTTCCGCGGGAGCTTAACGCGCTGACGAACCGCGCCCCCCTCTCAACGAAAAGCGAGTTGCTCCCCCTTCATCCCTTTCTCGACAAGGAGCAATTAATTCGCGTTGGCGGGCGGTTGGGTCAGGCACCGGTTCCGACTCGCGTGAAGCATCCGATTCTCTTAGCTTCTCATCCTCTGGTTCGGCTCATTATTCAAAATGTACACCTGCGTTATTTTCATGCCGGAATCCAGCTCACGCTTTCCATACTACGAGGAGAATTCTGGGTGGTCCGCGCTCGGAGCGTGGTTCGATCGGTCCTTCATCGATGCGTCGCGTGCGCTCGCGAGCGAGCCGTATCGCCCGCACAGCTCATGGGGAATCTCCCTTCGGTCCGCGTCTCTCCCCCTGCGCGAGCGTTTCTCCATTGCGGATTGGACTACGCCGGCCCGATCGCCGTTCGCGCTCTGTCGGGGCGCGGAGTTACATCGCATAAGGCCTATATTGCAGTCTTTATCTGCATGGCGACACGCGCCGTGCATCTCGAGCTAATCGACGGCTATTCGACTCCGGCGTTCTTAGGAGCGTACGCCCGATTTGTTGCGCGCAGAGGGCTCCCAGAGTCTATGTACTCAGACAATGGGACTACCTTCGTCGGCGCGGATCGCGAAATGACCGCCTCATTTCGAGCCGCTCTTCGCGATCCCGCCTTCCTCAATAAAATCGCCTCAGACTCCATCTCTTGGCATTTTATACCTCCCGCAGCCCCCCATTTCGGAGGACTGTGGGAGGCAGGCGTCCGGAGTGTAAAACACCACCTCCGCCGTGTGGTAGGAGCGCACACTCTTACTTTTGAGGAGTTGTCGACTCTCCTCTGCGGAGTTGAGGCGTGCTTAAACTCCCGTCCGTTGGCTCCGCTCACGGACTCGCTCGATGACTACGAACCGCTCACGCCTGGGCACTTTTTGATCGGTGCCGCTCTCACCTCGCGCCCAGAGCCATCATTGTTGTCGGTTAATGAAAATCGCTTAACTCGCTGGCAGCTCGTTCAGCAGCTCAAAGAGCGATTCTGGAAGCTGTGGCAGAGCGACTACATTAATACTCTACAGCAGCGAGCAAAGTGGCGACGCATTCAACTACCAGGCATTAAACTCGGGCAAATGGTACTACTTCGGAACCCTTTGCTCCCGCCATGCAAATGGGAGCTCGGTCGCGTGAGTCAGTGTCATCCGGGTTCCGACGGCTTAACTCGAGTCGTCACAATCAAAACGGCGTTCGCTGAGTATAAACGACCGCTATCTAAAATATGCGTTTTGCCGGTCGAAATCGATCCGGCAGATTCCGAACCTGACGAACCATGA